The Phytohabitans houttuyneae genome has a segment encoding these proteins:
- a CDS encoding AMIN-like domain-containing (lipo)protein, producing MWNKWIRYPLAVAVLAAPVLAATGAAAGTADLPAPTRTAPVAGTATAPPDRPVLTGVRYGRHDRYDRVVFDFTGGTPAYRVEYAPLVGIGTGDPIPLTGPADLRVTFAGVPTTTLDMRTVRNPGLPTLRQVRFGGAFEGRVLAGLGLADRVGFRVLRLSDPPRIAVDVAHQPTQPFGTATFRGGGGADLVSIAGVRSGAHPGYDRLVLDLRTARFPLMSVAYTVPTPTRLHIGLTGMTTAPAQIAGPRQVPIRLTRLRGASIVAYDNGTVSVFVDTDRRTAFRVMLLTNPTRLVVDVRH from the coding sequence ATGTGGAACAAGTGGATCAGGTACCCGCTCGCGGTGGCCGTCCTCGCCGCGCCCGTCCTCGCCGCCACCGGCGCCGCGGCCGGCACCGCCGACCTTCCCGCGCCCACCCGGACCGCGCCCGTCGCCGGCACGGCCACGGCACCGCCTGACAGACCGGTGCTCACCGGCGTCCGGTACGGGCGGCACGACCGGTACGACCGGGTGGTGTTCGACTTCACCGGCGGTACGCCGGCCTACCGCGTCGAGTACGCCCCGCTGGTCGGCATCGGCACCGGTGACCCGATCCCGCTGACCGGGCCGGCCGACCTGCGCGTCACGTTCGCCGGCGTGCCCACCACCACGCTGGACATGCGCACGGTCCGCAACCCCGGCCTGCCCACGCTGCGGCAGGTGCGGTTCGGCGGCGCGTTCGAGGGGCGCGTCCTGGCCGGCCTGGGCCTGGCAGACCGGGTGGGCTTCCGGGTGCTGCGCCTGTCCGACCCGCCGCGCATCGCCGTCGACGTGGCGCACCAGCCCACCCAGCCATTCGGCACGGCGACCTTCCGCGGCGGCGGTGGCGCCGACCTCGTCTCGATCGCGGGCGTGCGCAGCGGCGCCCACCCCGGCTACGACCGCCTCGTGCTCGACCTGCGCACGGCCCGCTTCCCGCTGATGAGCGTCGCGTACACCGTGCCCACGCCGACCCGCCTCCACATCGGCCTCACCGGCATGACCACCGCGCCGGCCCAGATCGCCGGCCCGCGCCAGGTGCCGATCCGGCTGACCCGCCTGCGCGGCGCGTCCATCGTGGCGTACGACAACGGCACGGTCTCCGTCTTCGTCGACACCGACCGGCGCACCGCCTTCCGCGTCATGCTGCTGACCAACCCCACCCGCCTGGTGGTCGACGTCCGCCACTGA
- a CDS encoding thiol-disulfide oxidoreductase DCC family protein, translating into MDQPTFVYDGDCAFCTSCAKFAQRRVPSPARIVPWQFSDLDALGLTAAQCEEAVQWVDPRTGVTAAGPDAIALLLGSSRPWWRFAGAALRVRPVRALAWPAYRWVARNRHRMPGGTAACAVPRSAPESRSGS; encoded by the coding sequence ATGGATCAACCGACCTTCGTGTACGACGGTGACTGCGCCTTCTGCACCTCGTGCGCGAAGTTCGCGCAGCGCCGCGTCCCGTCGCCGGCGCGGATCGTGCCGTGGCAGTTTTCCGACCTGGACGCGCTGGGGCTGACCGCCGCGCAGTGCGAGGAGGCGGTGCAGTGGGTCGACCCGCGCACCGGCGTCACCGCCGCCGGGCCGGACGCGATCGCCCTGCTGCTCGGCTCCAGCCGCCCGTGGTGGCGGTTCGCCGGCGCCGCCCTTCGCGTACGCCCGGTCCGCGCCCTGGCCTGGCCCGCGTACCGCTGGGTGGCCCGCAACCGCCACCGCATGCCCGGCGGCACGGCGGCGTGCGCCGTCCCGCGCTCGGCACCGGAGAGTCGATCAGGGAGTTGA
- a CDS encoding MFS transporter permease has translation MEAVKRWLFAPVPRGRVAAFRTLVYLFVVADLTVVTPWVRTHADVPGDLYQPLLVGRLLPLPTPTPLLVHAIFWVLVVVSLAAATGRAPRALGWTVFALYFEWMVIAMSYGKVDHDRFGFLVALAVLPTVGRARHGDATPTEAGGWALRVTQIAVVCTYFLAAFAKLRFGGVDWLWSSVLARAIIRRGTDFADLIAQVPYLLIAAQVGIVAFELLSPLIFVLRGRWRYAGIAFFYAFHLFTYAAITISFAPHLIAMTSFLPLEKVRPIEWLRSRRADRATTAPLSG, from the coding sequence GTGGAAGCCGTGAAGCGGTGGCTGTTCGCGCCGGTGCCGCGCGGCCGGGTCGCCGCCTTCCGCACCCTGGTGTACCTCTTCGTCGTCGCCGACCTCACCGTGGTCACGCCGTGGGTGCGCACGCACGCCGACGTGCCCGGCGACCTGTACCAGCCGCTGCTCGTCGGCCGCCTGCTGCCGCTGCCCACGCCCACTCCCCTGCTGGTACACGCCATCTTCTGGGTCCTGGTCGTCGTGAGCCTGGCCGCCGCGACCGGGCGCGCGCCGCGGGCGCTGGGCTGGACGGTGTTCGCGCTCTACTTCGAGTGGATGGTCATCGCGATGAGCTACGGGAAGGTGGACCACGACCGGTTCGGCTTCCTGGTGGCCCTCGCGGTGCTCCCCACGGTGGGGCGGGCCCGGCACGGCGACGCCACGCCCACCGAGGCCGGCGGGTGGGCGCTGCGGGTCACCCAGATCGCGGTGGTGTGCACGTACTTCCTGGCCGCGTTCGCCAAGCTCCGTTTCGGCGGCGTCGACTGGCTGTGGAGCTCGGTGCTGGCCCGCGCGATCATCCGGCGGGGCACCGACTTCGCCGACCTCATCGCCCAGGTGCCGTACCTGCTGATCGCGGCGCAGGTGGGAATCGTCGCGTTCGAGCTGCTCAGCCCGCTCATTTTCGTGCTGCGCGGGCGCTGGCGGTACGCGGGAATCGCTTTCTTCTACGCGTTCCACCTGTTCACCTACGCGGCGATCACCATCTCTTTCGCCCCGCATCTGATCGCGATGACGTCGTTTCTGCCGCTGGAAAAGGTCCGCCCGATCGAGTGGCTCCGCTCCCGCCGCGCCGACCGGGCCACCACCGCTCCCCTCAGCGGTTGA
- a CDS encoding winged helix-turn-helix domain-containing protein, with protein MSVVATSTRTGWHMSQPTGPGRAPTGRRPAGGSPTLTVTFSIPLASDDGLTPQAFRLLEVARELVERGEGTVSLSPAPADPAPAEGGDEAAGRAPATTGECTLRVLAASRTVLLGEETLRLTRLEFDLLLFLAENPRRVFSRLQLLTGVWGYEHAGARTVDVHIRRLRSKIGMHVPLVTTVYGVGYRLADDASVVVERDA; from the coding sequence ATGTCGGTCGTCGCCACATCCACGCGCACCGGCTGGCACATGTCGCAGCCAACAGGACCGGGCCGGGCACCGACCGGCCGCCGCCCGGCCGGCGGCTCGCCCACACTGACGGTGACGTTCTCGATCCCGCTCGCCAGCGACGACGGGCTTACCCCACAGGCTTTCCGCCTCCTCGAGGTGGCACGCGAGCTCGTCGAGCGCGGTGAGGGCACGGTCAGCCTCTCGCCGGCCCCGGCCGACCCGGCGCCGGCGGAGGGCGGCGACGAGGCGGCGGGCCGCGCCCCGGCCACGACAGGTGAGTGCACGCTGCGCGTCCTGGCCGCCTCGCGCACGGTGCTGCTCGGTGAGGAGACGCTGCGGCTGACCCGCCTCGAGTTCGACCTGCTGCTCTTCCTGGCCGAAAACCCGCGCCGCGTGTTCAGCCGCCTGCAGCTGCTGACCGGCGTGTGGGGCTACGAGCACGCCGGCGCCCGCACCGTCGACGTGCACATCCGCCGCCTCCGCTCCAAGATCGGCATGCACGTGCCGCTGGTGACGACGGTGTACGGGGTGGGTTACCGCCTCGCCGACGACGCCAGTGTCGTGGTGGAGCGCGACGCCTGA
- a CDS encoding uridine kinase, which translates to MRVRPIAPELLVEELADRLAADRPGQWLRVAVDGPPPAGTDALAAALVDPLRARGRSAVHVPAAGFLRPASLRLEYGRDNPDAFYMGWLDEAGLRREVLDPLAPGGTGRVLPSLWDPVTDRATRAPYRTVPPGAVVLVSGALLLGGGLPFDLALHLVLSPAALDRRMPADLRWTLPAYARYADEVDPAAFADVVVRVDDPRHPALVQP; encoded by the coding sequence ATGCGCGTGCGTCCCATCGCCCCGGAGCTGCTCGTCGAGGAGCTGGCCGACCGGCTCGCCGCCGACCGCCCCGGACAGTGGCTCCGGGTCGCGGTCGACGGGCCGCCACCGGCCGGCACCGACGCCCTCGCCGCGGCGCTCGTCGACCCGCTCCGGGCCCGCGGGCGCTCCGCCGTCCACGTCCCGGCCGCCGGCTTCCTGCGGCCGGCGTCGCTGCGCCTGGAGTACGGGCGGGACAACCCCGACGCCTTCTACATGGGCTGGCTCGACGAGGCGGGGCTGCGCCGCGAGGTCCTCGACCCGCTCGCGCCCGGCGGCACGGGCCGGGTGCTGCCGAGCCTGTGGGACCCGGTGACGGACCGGGCCACCCGCGCGCCGTACCGGACCGTCCCGCCCGGCGCGGTGGTGCTCGTCAGCGGCGCGCTGCTGCTCGGCGGCGGCCTGCCGTTCGACCTGGCCCTGCACCTCGTGCTGTCGCCCGCCGCGCTGGACCGCCGCATGCCGGCCGACCTGCGGTGGACGCTGCCCGCCTACGCGCGGTACGCGGACGAGGTCGACCCGGCCGCCTTCGCCGACGTGGTCGTGCGCGTGGACGACCCGCGGCATCCCGCCCTGGTGCAGCCGTGA
- a CDS encoding DUF72 domain-containing protein, with amino-acid sequence MGEIKVGTASWTDPTLLESGWYPATADTPEKRLGFYAERYPLVEVDATYYSPPAEQTAGLWAQRTPPGFTFNIKAFSLLTGHPTKVSAIYKDLRPETEKKSIYPGDLDPAAYEQVWERFLSALQPLVDAGKLGALLFQFPPWFTIRRSNKQYLLEVQRRVRPLRAVYEFRHSSWFDGGNVDETLEFLRKHKLPYVSVDMPQGHKSSVPPVLAATADLAVVRFHGHSEKWTSKDIHEKFGYLYSDRELKEWAPKLKKLATETEQMHVLTNNCYRDYAQRNASQLIDLLS; translated from the coding sequence ATGGGTGAGATCAAGGTCGGCACGGCATCGTGGACGGACCCCACCCTGCTCGAGTCGGGGTGGTACCCGGCGACCGCCGACACGCCGGAGAAGCGGCTGGGCTTCTACGCCGAGCGGTACCCGCTGGTCGAGGTCGACGCCACGTACTACTCGCCGCCGGCCGAGCAGACCGCCGGGCTGTGGGCGCAGCGCACCCCGCCCGGCTTCACGTTCAACATCAAGGCGTTCAGCCTGCTGACCGGCCACCCGACCAAGGTGTCGGCGATCTACAAGGACCTGCGGCCGGAGACCGAGAAGAAGAGCATCTACCCGGGCGACCTCGACCCGGCCGCGTACGAGCAGGTGTGGGAACGGTTCCTGTCCGCGCTCCAGCCGCTCGTCGACGCGGGCAAGCTCGGCGCGCTGCTGTTCCAGTTTCCGCCGTGGTTCACGATCCGCCGCTCCAACAAGCAGTACCTGCTGGAGGTGCAGCGCCGGGTGCGGCCCCTGCGCGCCGTGTACGAGTTCCGGCACTCGTCGTGGTTCGACGGCGGAAACGTCGACGAGACGCTGGAGTTTCTGCGCAAGCACAAGCTGCCGTACGTGTCGGTCGACATGCCGCAGGGACACAAGTCGTCGGTGCCGCCGGTACTGGCCGCGACGGCCGACCTCGCTGTCGTGCGTTTCCACGGGCACAGCGAGAAGTGGACGAGCAAGGACATCCACGAGAAGTTCGGTTACCTGTACAGCGACCGTGAGCTGAAAGAGTGGGCGCCGAAACTGAAGAAGCTGGCCACCGAGACCGAGCAGATGCATGTCCTGACCAACAACTGCTACCGCGACTACGCCCAGCGAAACGCGAGCCAGCTCATCGACCTGCTCTCGTGA
- a CDS encoding DUF72 domain-containing protein — MILVGTSGWQYRDWRGPFYPEGLPQRRWLEHYAAHFATVEVNNAFYRLPERDTFAQWRARTPDDFCVAVKVSRYLTHIKRLREPAEPVARFVERATALGDRLGPVLLQLPPTLRADPAALDETLALFPREVRVAVEPRHRSWWTGEIESVLKGHNAALCWADRKGRPVTPLWRTADFGYLRMHEGRAHPWPHYGRAALRSWLDRLDLGVDTYVYFNNDPGCAAVADAAAFAALARDRDLPVTRTPGKGLTRAGR; from the coding sequence ATGATCCTCGTGGGCACGTCCGGCTGGCAGTACCGGGACTGGCGCGGCCCCTTCTACCCGGAAGGGTTGCCGCAGCGGCGCTGGCTGGAGCACTACGCCGCGCACTTCGCCACCGTCGAGGTCAACAACGCGTTCTACCGGCTGCCGGAGCGGGACACGTTCGCGCAGTGGCGGGCCCGCACGCCCGACGACTTCTGCGTGGCCGTGAAGGTCAGCCGCTACCTGACCCACATCAAGCGCCTGCGCGAGCCCGCCGAGCCGGTCGCCCGGTTCGTCGAGCGGGCCACCGCGCTCGGCGACCGCCTCGGGCCGGTGCTGCTGCAGCTGCCGCCCACGCTGCGCGCCGACCCGGCGGCCCTCGACGAGACGCTGGCGCTGTTCCCGCGCGAGGTGCGGGTGGCGGTCGAGCCGCGCCACCGTTCGTGGTGGACGGGCGAGATTGAGTCCGTCCTCAAGGGACACAACGCGGCGCTGTGCTGGGCCGACCGCAAGGGCCGCCCGGTCACCCCGCTGTGGCGCACCGCCGACTTCGGCTACCTGCGCATGCACGAGGGGCGCGCCCACCCATGGCCGCACTACGGGCGGGCGGCGCTGCGCTCGTGGCTGGACCGCCTCGACCTCGGCGTCGACACGTACGTGTACTTCAACAACGACCCGGGCTGCGCGGCCGTGGCCGACGCCGCCGCGTTCGCCGCGCTGGCCCGCGACCGCGACCTGCCCGTCACCCGGACTCCGGGGAAAGGGCTCACGAGAGCAGGTCGATGA
- a CDS encoding beta-glucosidase family protein, producing the protein MSERAAAPDAVTIPEPWQDPSLPPEKRVADLLGRLTLEEKIAQLYSAWIGANATVDDMAPQQHELVDDSLDWANLIRTGLGQLTRPFGTAPVDPALGARALARMQGELVAAGRFGIPAVAHEECLSGVMTWGATVYPTPLAWGATFDPALVERMAARIGADMRRLGLHQGLAPVLDVTRDARWGRTEETIGEDPYLVATLATGYVRGLESAGVVATLKHFVGYSASRAGRNFGPVHMGPRELADVLLLPFEMAVRDGGARSVMHAYTEIDGIPAAANPALLTDLLRGEWGFTGTVVADYFGVSFLEMHHGLAEGQVEAAAIALAAGVDVELPAVRCFGPDFVEAVREGAVPESLVDRAAARVLRQKIELGLLDLDWSPYPAELGADDSAPVDGLIDLDPPAARALAREIAEESVILLANDGGALPLAPSARIALVGPLAGETAGMLGCYTFPAHVGIHHPELPANPAVPTPLEALRAELPDATVTHVPGCEVTGSDTAGFAAALAAAEAADVVVAVLGDRAGVFQGSATSGEGCDAESLDLPGVQPALLEALLGTGKPVVAVLLSGRPYALGAFADRLAAVVQAFFPGEEGAPAVAGVLSGRVCPSGRLPVSVPHRPVGGPATYLGATLAHASAVTSVDPTPLYPFGHGLSYTAFAWDGVRVDGAVPDPDQPFEVPTDGAVTVSVTVHNIGDRPGADVVQLYLHDPIAQVTRPVIRLIGYARVALAPGQSRRVDFRVHADLSAFTGRAGKRIVEPGALELRIARSSADVAHTVALRLTGPEREAGFDRQLTTEVTLH; encoded by the coding sequence ATGAGTGAGCGTGCCGCGGCGCCGGACGCGGTGACCATCCCCGAGCCCTGGCAGGACCCGAGCCTCCCGCCGGAGAAGCGGGTCGCCGACCTGCTTGGCCGGCTGACGCTCGAGGAGAAGATCGCCCAGCTGTACAGCGCCTGGATCGGGGCCAACGCCACGGTCGACGACATGGCGCCGCAGCAGCACGAGCTTGTCGACGACTCGCTCGACTGGGCAAACCTGATCCGCACCGGCCTCGGACAGCTGACCCGCCCCTTCGGCACCGCACCGGTCGACCCGGCCCTCGGCGCCCGGGCGCTGGCCCGCATGCAGGGCGAGCTCGTGGCCGCCGGCCGGTTCGGGATCCCGGCCGTCGCCCACGAGGAGTGCCTGTCCGGCGTGATGACCTGGGGCGCGACCGTCTACCCGACGCCGCTGGCCTGGGGTGCCACCTTCGACCCCGCGCTGGTCGAGCGGATGGCCGCGCGCATCGGCGCCGACATGCGCCGCCTCGGCCTGCACCAGGGCCTCGCGCCGGTGCTCGACGTGACGCGGGACGCGCGGTGGGGCCGCACCGAGGAGACGATCGGCGAGGACCCGTACCTTGTCGCCACCCTCGCCACCGGCTACGTGCGGGGCCTGGAGTCGGCCGGCGTCGTCGCCACGCTCAAGCACTTCGTCGGTTACTCCGCATCTCGCGCCGGCCGCAACTTCGGACCCGTGCACATGGGCCCGCGCGAGCTGGCCGACGTGCTGCTGCTGCCGTTCGAGATGGCGGTCCGTGACGGTGGCGCCCGCTCGGTCATGCACGCGTACACCGAGATCGACGGCATCCCCGCCGCGGCCAACCCCGCGCTGCTGACCGACCTGCTGCGCGGCGAGTGGGGCTTCACCGGCACCGTCGTCGCCGACTACTTCGGCGTGTCGTTCCTGGAGATGCACCACGGCCTGGCCGAGGGGCAGGTCGAGGCCGCGGCCATCGCGCTCGCCGCCGGCGTCGACGTCGAGCTTCCGGCGGTACGGTGCTTCGGCCCCGACTTCGTCGAAGCGGTGCGCGAAGGCGCCGTCCCGGAGTCCCTCGTCGACCGCGCCGCCGCCCGCGTGCTGCGCCAGAAGATCGAGCTCGGCCTGCTCGACCTGGACTGGAGCCCGTACCCGGCGGAGCTGGGCGCCGACGACTCCGCCCCGGTCGACGGCCTGATCGACCTCGACCCGCCGGCCGCCCGCGCGCTCGCCCGCGAGATCGCCGAGGAGTCGGTGATCCTGCTCGCCAACGACGGCGGCGCACTCCCCCTCGCCCCCTCCGCGCGGATCGCGCTGGTCGGACCGCTCGCCGGCGAGACGGCCGGCATGCTCGGCTGCTACACGTTCCCCGCGCACGTCGGCATCCACCACCCCGAGCTGCCCGCCAACCCGGCGGTGCCGACCCCGCTGGAGGCGCTGCGGGCCGAGCTGCCCGACGCCACCGTCACGCACGTGCCCGGCTGCGAGGTGACCGGCTCCGACACCGCGGGCTTCGCCGCCGCGCTGGCCGCCGCGGAGGCCGCCGACGTGGTGGTCGCCGTGCTCGGCGACCGGGCCGGCGTCTTCCAGGGCAGCGCCACGTCCGGCGAGGGCTGCGACGCGGAGAGCCTCGACCTGCCCGGCGTGCAGCCGGCACTGCTGGAGGCGCTGCTCGGCACCGGCAAGCCGGTCGTCGCGGTGCTGCTGAGCGGCCGGCCGTACGCGCTGGGCGCCTTCGCCGACCGCCTCGCCGCCGTCGTGCAGGCGTTCTTCCCCGGCGAGGAGGGCGCCCCCGCGGTCGCCGGCGTCCTGTCCGGCCGCGTCTGCCCCTCCGGCCGGCTCCCGGTCAGCGTCCCCCACCGCCCCGTCGGCGGCCCGGCCACCTACCTCGGCGCCACGCTGGCCCACGCCAGCGCGGTCACCTCGGTCGACCCGACGCCGCTGTACCCGTTCGGCCACGGCCTGTCGTACACCGCGTTCGCGTGGGACGGCGTCCGCGTCGACGGCGCCGTGCCCGACCCCGACCAGCCCTTCGAGGTGCCGACCGACGGCGCGGTCACCGTCTCGGTGACGGTGCACAACATCGGCGACCGACCCGGCGCCGACGTGGTCCAGCTCTACCTCCACGACCCGATCGCGCAGGTCACCCGGCCGGTGATCCGCCTGATCGGGTACGCGCGGGTGGCGCTCGCCCCCGGCCAGTCCCGCCGCGTCGACTTCCGGGTGCACGCCGACCTGTCCGCCTTCACCGGCCGCGCCGGCAAGCGGATCGTCGAGCCCGGCGCCCTGGAGCTGCGCATCGCCCGCTCCAGCGCGGACGTCGCACACACGGTCGCCCTCCGCCTCACCGGGCCCGAGCGCGAGGCCGGCTTCGACCGCCAGCTGACCACGGAGGTCACCCTCCACTAG
- a CDS encoding extracellular solute-binding protein has protein sequence MTTPTYFNRRSVLGLAGLGAGAALLGGCGDDGSGDSGGDGGSASIDWWHISNVDPMLTTWANLAKDFQTANAGVEIKITPLENEAFKAKLTTVTQAGTPPDIFHSWGGGVLKQQVEAGLVKEIDLGDTASSINKNGLDIYKVDGKQYGVPFDLGMVGFWYNKELFEKAKITAPPATWGEFLDAVGKLKSAGVTPIALAGSESWTAHFYWAYLAIRIAGVDGLAAAAADGSFDQPDFVAAGARFKELIDLDPFQRGFLGAKYSATDGQAAIMGNGQAAIELMGQWAPTTEKAYSSNKQGIGDKLGFFAFPSVDGGKGSVEDAFGGGNGFALGKDAPPQATEFLKFLLKADSQRKGAESDSILPVTAGAEDALKDANLKAVHAAIAKAPKFQLYLDQAYPPAVGTQVNDSVAELVAKKATPEKVAQDIAKVAKNQ, from the coding sequence ATGACGACCCCCACATACTTCAACCGCAGATCGGTGCTGGGCCTCGCCGGCCTGGGCGCCGGTGCGGCGCTGCTCGGCGGCTGTGGTGACGACGGGTCCGGCGACTCCGGCGGCGACGGCGGGTCGGCGAGCATCGACTGGTGGCACATCTCCAACGTCGACCCGATGCTGACCACTTGGGCCAACCTGGCCAAGGACTTCCAGACCGCCAACGCGGGCGTGGAAATCAAGATCACCCCGTTGGAAAACGAGGCATTCAAGGCGAAGCTGACCACCGTCACCCAGGCGGGCACCCCGCCGGACATCTTCCACTCGTGGGGCGGCGGCGTGCTCAAGCAGCAGGTCGAGGCCGGCCTCGTCAAGGAGATCGACCTCGGCGACACGGCGTCCAGCATCAACAAGAACGGCCTGGACATCTACAAGGTCGACGGCAAGCAGTACGGTGTGCCGTTCGACCTCGGCATGGTGGGCTTCTGGTACAACAAGGAGCTCTTCGAGAAGGCCAAGATCACGGCACCGCCGGCGACCTGGGGCGAGTTCCTCGACGCGGTCGGCAAGCTGAAGTCGGCCGGTGTCACCCCGATCGCGCTCGCCGGCTCGGAGAGCTGGACCGCCCACTTCTACTGGGCGTACCTGGCGATCCGCATCGCCGGCGTCGACGGCCTCGCCGCGGCCGCCGCGGACGGCTCGTTCGACCAGCCCGACTTCGTGGCGGCGGGTGCCCGGTTCAAGGAGCTCATCGACCTCGACCCGTTCCAGCGGGGCTTCCTCGGCGCGAAGTACTCGGCGACCGACGGCCAGGCCGCGATCATGGGTAACGGCCAGGCGGCGATCGAGCTGATGGGGCAGTGGGCACCGACCACGGAGAAGGCCTACTCCAGCAACAAGCAGGGCATCGGCGACAAGCTCGGCTTCTTCGCCTTCCCCTCGGTCGACGGCGGCAAGGGCTCGGTGGAGGACGCGTTCGGTGGCGGCAACGGCTTCGCGCTCGGCAAGGACGCCCCGCCGCAGGCGACCGAGTTCCTCAAGTTCCTGCTGAAGGCGGACAGCCAGCGCAAGGGCGCGGAGAGCGACTCGATCCTCCCGGTGACCGCGGGCGCCGAGGACGCGCTCAAGGACGCCAACCTCAAGGCGGTGCACGCGGCGATCGCCAAGGCGCCCAAGTTCCAGCTGTACCTTGACCAGGCGTACCCGCCCGCGGTCGGTACGCAGGTCAACGACAGTGTCGCCGAGCTGGTCGCCAAGAAGGCCACGCCGGAGAAGGTCGCGCAGGACATCGCCAAGGTCGCGAAGAACCAGTAG
- a CDS encoding carbohydrate ABC transporter permease — protein sequence MKTTTQGPEGRFPAPSSHRTPTRNGGRSGLHPEQLKPRVEGSLRRRRRLDKLTIALFLAPAMALFIVLVVGPIALAMYTSLFKWNGFGGLPENFVGLDNFRRLLEDEVFLGDLKRGLILVLLSVVVQLPVALGLALLLNQPMRGRAFYRLVFFAPYVLSEVITAVLFTMIFSPNQGLIDQSLSALGLESLQQEWLADTSTVLYALFFVISWKYFGLHMILYLAGRQSIPKELNEAALTDGAGTWQVFRHVTLPLLGPTIRISIFLSIIGAIQLFDMVWVLTGGGPIHSSETMAVTMFQYGFRRSEVGYASAISVAMFLISLVFALLYQRFVMRRDIEGAITTMREKR from the coding sequence ATGAAAACGACGACGCAGGGGCCGGAAGGACGCTTTCCGGCCCCCTCCTCCCACCGAACCCCCACCCGTAACGGTGGCCGCTCGGGGCTCCACCCCGAGCAGCTCAAGCCGCGGGTGGAGGGTTCGCTGCGCCGGCGGCGGCGACTCGACAAACTGACGATCGCGCTGTTCCTCGCTCCGGCGATGGCGTTGTTCATCGTGCTGGTGGTCGGCCCGATCGCGCTGGCGATGTACACGAGCCTGTTCAAGTGGAACGGCTTCGGCGGCCTGCCGGAAAACTTCGTCGGCCTGGACAACTTCCGGCGCCTGCTCGAGGACGAGGTGTTCCTCGGCGACCTCAAGCGCGGCCTGATCCTGGTCCTGCTCTCGGTCGTCGTGCAGCTGCCGGTCGCCCTCGGCCTCGCGCTGCTGCTCAACCAGCCGATGCGTGGGCGGGCGTTCTACCGGCTGGTCTTCTTCGCGCCGTACGTCCTCTCCGAGGTCATCACGGCCGTCCTCTTCACCATGATCTTCTCGCCCAACCAGGGCCTGATCGACCAGTCGCTGTCCGCGCTCGGGCTGGAGAGCCTGCAGCAGGAGTGGCTGGCCGACACGTCGACGGTGCTGTACGCGCTGTTCTTCGTGATCAGCTGGAAGTACTTCGGCCTGCACATGATCCTGTACCTCGCGGGTCGGCAGAGCATCCCGAAGGAGCTGAACGAGGCGGCGCTGACCGACGGCGCGGGCACGTGGCAGGTGTTCCGGCACGTCACGCTCCCGCTGCTCGGTCCCACGATCCGGATCAGCATCTTCCTGTCGATCATCGGAGCCATCCAGCTCTTCGACATGGTGTGGGTGCTCACCGGCGGTGGCCCGATCCACTCGTCTGAGACGATGGCCGTCACGATGTTCCAGTACGGCTTCCGCCGCTCCGAGGTCGGGTACGCCAGTGCGATCAGCGTCGCGATGTTCCTCATCAGCCTCGTGTTCGCGCTGCTCTACCAGCGGTTCGTCATGCGCCGGGACATCGAGGGCGCCATCACCACGATGAGGGAAAAGCGATGA
- a CDS encoding carbohydrate ABC transporter permease: MSTRKDTKVRHFWLHLIAIIVGAGIIVPVAFGVLGGFKDNGQLVTNPFGLPSPWVPENYTAILGSSGFWRPLFNSTVIALATVVLLVVVASMAAYVFARFNFRGREGLYTLFAAGLMFPFAVAILPLFVLLRELSLLNSPLGVILPQVAFGLPMTIIILRSFFRTIPGEVEEAAILDGCTPFGFFWRILMPMARPALATVSVLAIVASWNNFMLPLVVFTDPSWWTLPVGVQQFQGQYADDTARVLAYVVLAMLPALGFYAVAERQLVGGLASGATKG; this comes from the coding sequence ATGAGCACGCGCAAGGACACGAAGGTGCGCCACTTCTGGCTGCACCTGATCGCGATCATCGTCGGCGCGGGGATCATCGTGCCGGTCGCGTTCGGCGTGCTCGGCGGCTTCAAGGACAACGGGCAGCTCGTCACCAACCCGTTCGGCCTGCCCAGCCCGTGGGTGCCGGAAAACTACACCGCCATCCTGGGCTCGAGCGGGTTCTGGCGGCCGCTGTTCAACAGCACGGTCATCGCGCTGGCGACGGTGGTGCTGCTGGTCGTGGTGGCGTCGATGGCGGCGTACGTCTTCGCCCGCTTCAACTTCCGCGGCCGCGAGGGTCTCTACACGCTCTTCGCCGCGGGCCTGATGTTCCCGTTCGCGGTGGCGATCCTGCCGCTGTTCGTGCTGCTGCGCGAGCTGAGCCTGCTCAACAGCCCGCTCGGCGTGATCCTGCCGCAGGTGGCCTTCGGCCTGCCGATGACCATCATCATCCTGCGGTCGTTCTTCCGCACCATCCCCGGTGAGGTCGAGGAGGCAGCCATCCTGGACGGCTGCACCCCGTTCGGCTTCTTCTGGCGCATCCTGATGCCGATGGCCCGCCCTGCGCTCGCCACGGTGTCGGTGCTGGCGATCGTGGCCAGCTGGAACAACTTCATGCTGCCGCTCGTCGTGTTCACCGACCCGAGCTGGTGGACGCTGCCGGTGGGCGTGCAGCAGTTCCAGGGCCAGTACGCGGACGACACCGCCCGCGTCCTCGCCTACGTGGTGCTCGCGATGCTCCCCGCCCTCGGCTTCTACGCCGTCGCCGAGCGCCAGCTCGTCGGTGGCCTCGCCTCCGGCGCGACCAAGGGCTGA